In Longimicrobiales bacterium, the genomic window GACGAATGGCTCGACTCCTGGATCTTCAGCGGTGAAGATTCAGCCGTGCGTGACGTCATGGCGTGTGGCACCTGGGTGGTGCGAGACGGCCGTCATGCTCGGCAGGAAGAGGTCGCTGAGCGATTCCGTGACGTGGCACGCCGGCTGCGCCGCTGAGGCTCTCCCCCACCACGCGGGGGTCCCTCTGCGCTAGTCGCCCAGCATCGGGATATTCAGGCCTTCTGCCCGCGCCGTTTTGATCGCCGTCTCGTAGCCCGCGTCCGCATGGCGTGCGACGCCGATCCCTGGATCGTTCGTCAGCACCCGCTGGATGCGCTCCCGCATTTCCGGGGTTCCGTCGGCGACGATGACCTGACCTGCATGGAGCGAATTGCCGATACCGACGCCGCCGCCGTGATGAAACGAGACCCAGCTCGCGCCTGAAGCGGTATTGAGCAGTGCGTTCAGGATCGGCCAGTCGGCGACCGCGTCCGAGCCGTCCTTCATGGCTTCGGTCTCACGGCCAGGCGACGCGACACTCCCGGTGTCCAAATGATCGCGACCAATCACCACAGGTGCGCTCAGTTCACCGGAAGCCACCAGGTCGTTTAGGGCGACTCCGAAGCGGGCGCGGGCGCCCTGCCCCAACCAACAGATACGGGACGGAAGCCCCTGGAAAGCGACCTTCTCGTGCGCCATCCTGATCCAACGGCATAGGTGCTCGTCTTCCGGAAACATCTCCAGAACCAGTTCGTCCGTCCTGTGAATGTCCTTGGGGTCACCCGAGAGCGCGGCCCATCGGAACGGTCCCTTTCCCTCACAGAAGAGCTCGCGGACATAGGCCGGCACGAAGCCCGGGTATGCAAAGGCGTTCTCGAAACCCGCATCCTGTGCATAGCCACGGAGGTTATTGCCGTAGTCCACCGCGACGGCGCCAGCATCCTGCATAGCCACGATCGCCTCACAGTGAGTGCGCATCGATTCCATGGAGCGCCGGATGTATTCGTCTGAGTCCGAACGTCGGAGTGCTTCCGCGTCGGCTAAAGACAAACCTGCTGGCACATAACCGTTAAGCGGATCGTGCGCGGACGTCTGATCCGTGACCACGTCCGGGGTGATGCCGCGTTCGACCAACTCGGGGAGGATCTCAGCGCAGTTTCCCACGAGCCCTACTGAAAGCGCTTCACCCAATGCCGCCGCAGCTTGAACCCACACGAGCGCTTCGTCCAGGTTGCCCGTCATTCGGTCACAGTACCGGTGGTCGATTCGACGTTCAATCCGATCGGCATCCACGTCGATGCACAGAACGGCGCCCTCGTTCATGGTGGCCGCGAGGGGTTGAGCTCCGCCCATGCCCCCCATTCCACCCGTTAGGACCCACTTGCCCTTCAGTGTCGACCCGAAGTGCTTCTCCGCGAGTACGCCGAAGGTCTCATACGTGCCCTGGAGGATGCCTTGTGTCCCGATGTAGATCCACGACCCGGCAGTCATCTGCCCATACATCATCAGGCCGCGCTTCTCCAACTCGTGGAAGTGGTCCCACGTAGCCCAGCGGCCGACCAAGTTGGAGTTGGCTATGAGGACGCGCGGCGCGCGCTCGTGCGTGCGGAAGACGCCGACAGGCTTTCCGGACTGCACCAACATCGTCTCGTCATTCTCGAGCTCTTTGAGCGTTGCGACGAGGGCGTCAAAAGCCTCCCACGAACGCGCTGCCTTTCCTGTCCCACCGTACACGATGAGATCGTTGGGCTGCTCTGCGACCTCGGGATCAAGGTTGTTCATGAGCATTCTCATGGCAGCCTCCTGCGTCCAGCCCTTGCAGGACATTTCGGAACCTCGGGGGGCCCGCACCGAGCGAGCGACCGACTCCGTCATGCTTCCAACTCCTTTGAGATCCGCGCCATTTCGCCGGATCGTACCAGTTCGGTAAGAGCGTCTAAATCAGGGCCCAGCATTCGGTCGCCGTCCAGCGCGTCGACTACGGCCCGGACGGTGGCGTGTGCCTTTTCGACGCCCGCTCCCGACTTGAGCGGTCGGCGATACTCGATCCCCTCGGCCGCGCACATGAGTTCCGTAGCCAGAACCCGCTCGACACACCTGGTCACTCGCAACGCCTTCCGCGCCGCAGCCAAACCCATGGACACGTGGTCCTCTTGATTCGCACTCGTCGTGATCGAGTCCACGCTGGCCGGATGGGAGAGCACCCGCATCTCGCCAATCAGGTCCACGGCGGTCACCTGGGCAATCATGAAGCCGCTTTCGAGGCCAGGGCGTTTGCTCAGAAACGCAGGCAATCCCATGGAGAGATCGGGGTTCAGGAGACGCTCGATGCGCCGCTCCGAGATCGAGGCGAGGTCGACGAGCGCGATGGCCAGTAGATCCAACGCGGCAGACACCACTTGGGCGTGGAAGTTGCCGCCGCTCACGACAACACCGGCTTCCGGAAAGACCAATGGGTTGTCGGTGGCACTGTTGGCTTCGGTCTCGAGGATCCCACGGATGTATCGGAGGGCCTCACGAGCAGCCCCGTGAACCTGTGGCATGCACCGCAGCGAATAGGCGTCCTGGACTCTCGGGTCGCCCTCACGATGCGACTCACGGATCTCGGATCCAGCCACAAGTGCTCTGAGTCGGCCGGCCGATATGCCCTGGCCCGCGTGAGGCCGCGCATCCTGGATCTCTTGTCGGAACGGCTCAGGTGTCCCCAAGAGGGCATCCATCGACATGGCACCCGCCACCTCAGCGCACTCGACCGCTCGCTCAGCGGCGAGCAGGGCCAAGATCCCGATGCCGGTCGTAGCTTGCGTCCCGTTGATGAGGGCCAATCCCTCTTTGGACCCGAGGCGCATGGGCTGGAGGCCCGCGTCGGCCATGAGTGGCCCTACATCGGACTCCACTCCTTCATGCTCCGCGCGCCCTTCTCCAAGCAGTGCCAAGGCGACATGCGCCAACGGGGCGAGGTCCCCACTGGCTCCTACAGAACCGAACTCCGGTACTCGGGGATGGATTCCTGCGTTCAGAAGCCCGAGCAAGAGTTCCACCACCTCAACGCGGCACCCGGAGTGTCCGCGTGACAGCGCGTTGGCGCGAAGCAGCATTAGCGCACGCACCGCAGAGCTGTCCAGTGGGTCTCCCATTCCTGATGCGTGGCTACGCACCAGGTTGTGCTGAAGTGCCTCACGATTCTCAGGGGCGATCGCGACGTCGGCAAGTCGTCCAAAGCCCGTCGTGACGCCGTAGACAGGTTCGCCGGCCAAGACGAGTTCTTCGATGAGCGCACGCGACTCCCGCATGCGCACCTTCGCGTCTTCGTCCAGCTGAACGACGATGTCGGCACCGAACGCGACGTTCTCGATGTCTTCCAGACGAAGCGAACGCCCGTCCAGCTTGAGAGTGATCATGGGCTTGGTCTTTTCGAGTGACGGGCAACCAAGATCACGTCGAACTCTTCGCGTGTGAT contains:
- the hutU gene encoding urocanate hydratase — protein: MTESVARSVRAPRGSEMSCKGWTQEAAMRMLMNNLDPEVAEQPNDLIVYGGTGKAARSWEAFDALVATLKELENDETMLVQSGKPVGVFRTHERAPRVLIANSNLVGRWATWDHFHELEKRGLMMYGQMTAGSWIYIGTQGILQGTYETFGVLAEKHFGSTLKGKWVLTGGMGGMGGAQPLAATMNEGAVLCIDVDADRIERRIDHRYCDRMTGNLDEALVWVQAAAALGEALSVGLVGNCAEILPELVERGITPDVVTDQTSAHDPLNGYVPAGLSLADAEALRRSDSDEYIRRSMESMRTHCEAIVAMQDAGAVAVDYGNNLRGYAQDAGFENAFAYPGFVPAYVRELFCEGKGPFRWAALSGDPKDIHRTDELVLEMFPEDEHLCRWIRMAHEKVAFQGLPSRICWLGQGARARFGVALNDLVASGELSAPVVIGRDHLDTGSVASPGRETEAMKDGSDAVADWPILNALLNTASGASWVSFHHGGGVGIGNSLHAGQVIVADGTPEMRERIQRVLTNDPGIGVARHADAGYETAIKTARAEGLNIPMLGD
- the hutH gene encoding histidine ammonia-lyase, translating into MITLKLDGRSLRLEDIENVAFGADIVVQLDEDAKVRMRESRALIEELVLAGEPVYGVTTGFGRLADVAIAPENREALQHNLVRSHASGMGDPLDSSAVRALMLLRANALSRGHSGCRVEVVELLLGLLNAGIHPRVPEFGSVGASGDLAPLAHVALALLGEGRAEHEGVESDVGPLMADAGLQPMRLGSKEGLALINGTQATTGIGILALLAAERAVECAEVAGAMSMDALLGTPEPFRQEIQDARPHAGQGISAGRLRALVAGSEIRESHREGDPRVQDAYSLRCMPQVHGAAREALRYIRGILETEANSATDNPLVFPEAGVVVSGGNFHAQVVSAALDLLAIALVDLASISERRIERLLNPDLSMGLPAFLSKRPGLESGFMIAQVTAVDLIGEMRVLSHPASVDSITTSANQEDHVSMGLAAARKALRVTRCVERVLATELMCAAEGIEYRRPLKSGAGVEKAHATVRAVVDALDGDRMLGPDLDALTELVRSGEMARISKELEA